The following is a genomic window from Streptomyces chrestomyceticus JCM 4735.
CGCCTCCGCCGCTTCCACCCGCCGCCCCGTGAAGATCAGCTCGGCCGCGCGGGCCGCGCCGACCCGCCGCGGCAGGAGCTGCGTACCGCCGCCTCCGGGAATGACGCCGACCGACACCTCGGGCAGCCCGACCACCGCCGTACGGTCCGCCACGATCAGGTCGCAGGACAGCGCCAGCTCGAAGCCGCCGCCGAGCGCGAAGCCGTGCACGGCCGCGACGGTGGGCATCGGCAGCTCCAGGACGCCGGTGTAGGCGGCCCGGGTACGCGGGCGCTGCCGCATCAGGTCGGCGTCGCTGAAGGAGTTGCGTTCCTTCAGGTCGGCGCCCACGCAGAAGGCCCGCTCGTGGGTGGAGGTGAGGACGGTGACGCGGACGTCCCGGTCGGCGGCGAGCGCGGCGCAGGCGGCACTGATGCCGTCCGCCATGGCCGTGGACACGGCGTTCATCGCCTTGGGCCGGTCCAGCCGCAGCTCGGCCACGTGCCCGTGCCGGTGTACGCCGACGAAGTCCCCGAAGCGTTGCGTGTCCATGCAGCACCCTCCCTGGTTAACGATCGTTCCGTCACTCTAGTCAGGGGCGCAACAGGCACGGGGGCGGCGGGCGATGGCTTCCGTCCACGGCAGGCAGCGGCGTACGGAGATCAGCCGCGACAGGCAGCAGGCAGCGGCGTACGAGGATCAGCCGCGGCGGCTGAGGAGCCAGGGCTCGACGACGCCCAGCCCCCGCACCGGCCGCTGCCACATCGGCTGCAGCGCGAAGCGGTACTCGGGCAGCGGCCCGGCCCCGTCCGCGGCCGCCGCGGCGGCGGCCTTCGCGTCGGCCTCGGAGACGGGTGCCTCGCCCGTACGTCCCAGCTCCTCCGCGAACGCCTCGTCCACCAGCACCGTGTCCTTCGGGGCTATCGACGTGAGGCGGCTGGCCAGGTTCACGGTCGTACCGAAGACGTCGCCCATCCGCGTCGTGACCGTGCCGAACGCGATGCCGACGCGCAGCTCCGGCATGGTCTCGTCGTTGGCCATGGTCTCGATGAGGCGCAGGCCGATCTCGGCCGCGGTGCCCGCGTCGTCGGCGGCGAACAGGACCTCGTCGCCGAGCGTCTTGATGAGCCGGCCGCCGTGCGCGGCGACCAGGTCGGCGGCGGTGGTCTCGAACGCCTCGACCAGTTCGCCCAGTTCCTCCTCCTCCAGGCGGCGGGTCAGCCGGGTGAAGCCGACCAGGTCGGCGAAGCCCACCGCGAGGCGCCGGTCGACCATCTCCGCGTCGTCCTGGGCCTGCACGACGCGGCCGGTCGCGGCGGCGAGCTGGCGGCGCCAGACGTAGACGAGGAACTCCTCCAGCTCGGGCAGGAGCAGTTCGACGAGGGGGTAGGTGATCTCCGTACGGGTCAGGCCGGAGTCCTGCGGCTCGGTCAGGCCCTCCAGGAAGGAGTCGATCTGCCAGTCGGCGAGGCGGGCCGTGGTCTGCCCGGTGGAGCGGGCCACCTGCACCGCCATCGCCTCGCTGAGCAGTCCGGCCTCCACCAGGCCCGCCAGCCGGCGCAGCGCCAGCACGTCGGCCTCGGTGAGCGCCTTTACCTGGCCGATGTCCGCGAAGCCCATGGCGCGCCAGAAGCGGGAGGCCAGCTCCATGGAGACGCCGGCACTGCGGGCCGCCTGGAACGGGGTGTAGCGGCGGTCGGAGCCGAGGATGAGCTGTTCCAGGCGGATGGCGATGGTGTCGTCGTCGGGGCCGTCGCCCGCGCTGTCGGCGCCCGCCCCGTCCGCCGTGCCGGACGCGGGGCCGGTCCGGTCGGCACCGCCGGTCCCGTCCGCCCCGTGGGCACCGGCGGGCTCGGGCGTGCCGTCGGCGCGCGCCGTGCCGTCCGCAGGCGCCGAGTCCCCCTCACGTGGAGCGGCCCCCGCCTCACGAGGGACGATGTCCGCTTCGCGCGGGCCGGCGCCCGAGTCGTCGGCGGTCACCGCTCGCTCCCTGTCCGTTCCCTGCGCACTGCCCTTCCGATCACTTCTCGCTCGTTCGCCCGCTCCACGGCGGACGGCCTCAACGATACGGCAGGTGTGCTCTGGCTC
Proteins encoded in this region:
- a CDS encoding enoyl-CoA hydratase/isomerase family protein, whose protein sequence is MDTQRFGDFVGVHRHGHVAELRLDRPKAMNAVSTAMADGISAACAALAADRDVRVTVLTSTHERAFCVGADLKERNSFSDADLMRQRPRTRAAYTGVLELPMPTVAAVHGFALGGGFELALSCDLIVADRTAVVGLPEVSVGVIPGGGGTQLLPRRVGAARAAELIFTGRRVEAAEARELGLVDVLVDEARDTPEALELAGRIARNSPVGLRAAKRALRLGHGLDLRTGLDLEDGAWRSVAFSADRAEGVAAFVEKRSPEWPGE
- a CDS encoding adenylate/guanylate cyclase domain-containing protein, producing MTADDSGAGPREADIVPREAGAAPREGDSAPADGTARADGTPEPAGAHGADGTGGADRTGPASGTADGAGADSAGDGPDDDTIAIRLEQLILGSDRRYTPFQAARSAGVSMELASRFWRAMGFADIGQVKALTEADVLALRRLAGLVEAGLLSEAMAVQVARSTGQTTARLADWQIDSFLEGLTEPQDSGLTRTEITYPLVELLLPELEEFLVYVWRRQLAAATGRVVQAQDDAEMVDRRLAVGFADLVGFTRLTRRLEEEELGELVEAFETTAADLVAAHGGRLIKTLGDEVLFAADDAGTAAEIGLRLIETMANDETMPELRVGIAFGTVTTRMGDVFGTTVNLASRLTSIAPKDTVLVDEAFAEELGRTGEAPVSEADAKAAAAAAADGAGPLPEYRFALQPMWQRPVRGLGVVEPWLLSRRG